In Silene latifolia isolate original U9 population chromosome X, ASM4854445v1, whole genome shotgun sequence, the following proteins share a genomic window:
- the LOC141617517 gene encoding uncharacterized protein LOC141617517 produces MDREKDKVYTVDLSGNKFSCSCKMFERIGLLCKHVLWVLKDRGFDDIPTEYLLDRWGKYATCRPIFNVVGTTLLADCMSIENHQSKISELWSEVFTSVSLVEDNEELGDELLELLRAFNEKLMISVKRGKSKNKKAEIEMLIGSKIPSEASVLPPEKCKNKGSGRRITSNKEKAVQQNAKPLRKCRACGEMTHHDSRNCPSRATQK; encoded by the coding sequence ATGGACCGCGAGAAAGACAAGGTATACACAGTTGATTTAAGTGGTAATAAATTTTCTTGTTCATGTAAGATGTTTGAAAGGATTGGGTTACTTTGTAAGCATGTTCTGTGGGTGTTAAAAGATAGAGGGTTTGATGATATCCCTACGGAGTATCTATTAGACAGATGGGGCAAATATGCAACTTGTCGTCCCATTTTTAATGTTGTTGGGACAACCCTCCTAGCTGATTGTATGTCAATAGAAAACCACCAAAGTAAGATAAGTGAATTGTGGTCGGAAGTATTTACTTCAGTTTCGCTTGTTGAAGATAATGAGGAACTTGGTGATGAGCTACTTGAACTTCTTCGCGCTTTCAACGAGAAATTGATGATTTCAGTTAAGCGTGGGAAGTCAAAAAACAAGAAAGCTGAAATTGAGATGCTTATTGGCTCGAAAATACCGTCTGAAGCTAGTGTTCTACCACCAGAAAAGTGTAAGAATAAGGGATCAggaagacggattacttcaaacAAGGAAAAGGCAGTACAACAAAATGCAAAACCCTTGAGGAAATGTCGTGCTTGCGGTGAAATGACTCATCATGATAGTAGGAATTGCCCAAGTCGAGCCACTCAAAAGTGA
- the LOC141617516 gene encoding protein FAR1-RELATED SEQUENCE 5-like — MVIISSSSTDSDSIPATNVHASDILVVLPLTDATDRKIVASNVDALMNNDIPPMIPLTNAPETPQVGSENTIFGFPSLSLRSKTNQRDVKKYIKEYDAEMLLETFMQKKAMSPSFYFDFEVDDEKRLSKIFWADPISIKNYALFGEAVSFDATYNFNEYKMVFCPFTGVDNHKRCVTFAGGLLRKEDGESFTWLFENFVKAMGDCYPTTIITDQCKGINQAVKDVFGDKTQHRLCMWHIMKKLPDKVGPTICQNTNFLKEINSIVWDGEIDTQEFELRWKSILSSYELSDHEWLKSMFDINSSWIPAYFRDIYLGGIMRTTSRSESENSFFGNFTNPHLTLVEFWMRFQSAMDAQRWKYAKVTADDKNSSPKLSTPLLLEKKNL; from the exons ATGGTTATAATTTCATCATCTTCTACTGATTCAG ATAGTATACCTGCTACTAATGTCCATGCCTCAGATATACTGGTTGTACTTCCCTTGACAGATGCAACAG ACAGAAAGATAGTTGCTTCTAATGTTGATGCTCTAATGAACAATGATATACCTCCTATGATTCCATTGACTAATGCACCAG AAACCCCACAAGTTGGTTCTGAAAACACAATTTTTGGATTCCCAAGTCTGTCCTTAAGATCTAAAACCAATCAACG ggatgttaagaaatatatcaaggaatatGATGCTGAAATGTTATTGGAAACTTTCATGCAAAAAAAGGCTATGTCTCCATCATTTTATTTCGACTTTGAGgtggatgatgaaaaaagactaAGTAAGATTTTTTGGGCAGATCCAATCTCAATTAAAAACTATGCCCTTTTTGGGGAAGCCGTCTCTTTTGATGCTACTTATAACTTCAATGAgtataaaatggtgttttgtCCGTTCACTGGTGTGGACAACCATAAAAGATGCGTCACTTTTGCGGGTGGTTTGTTAAGAAAGGAAGATGGAGAATCATTTACCTGGTTATTTGAGAATTTTGTGAAGGCTATGGGTGATTGCTATCCTACTACAATTATAACTGACCAATGCAAAGGCATCAATCAAGCTGTAAAAGATGTGTTTGGTGACAAAACACAACACCGAttatgcatgtggcatataatgaaaaagTTGCCAGACAAAGTCGGGCCGACAATTTGCCAAAACACaaactttttgaaggaaataaatTCTATTGTTTGGGATGGAGAGATTGATACACAAGAATTCGAATTGAGATGGAAATCAATCCTTTCTTCGTATGAGCTTTCTGATCATGAGTGGCTGAAGTCAATGTTTGACATAAATTCAAGTTGGATTCCTGCCTACTTCAGAGACATATATCTTGGTGGGATTATGCGCACAACATCAAGGTCAGAATCCGAAAATAGCTTCTTTGGAAATTTCACAAACCCGCACCTCACtcttgttgagttttggatgcgtttccaATCGGCTATGGATGCGCAGCGTTGGAAATATGCTAAGGTGACTGCCGATGATAAGAACTCTTCTCCAAAATTATCAACACCTCTCCTTCTAGAAAAAAAAAACCTCTGA